One stretch of Deltaproteobacteria bacterium DNA includes these proteins:
- a CDS encoding hydantoinase B/oxoprolinase family protein, whose amino-acid sequence MTQHATATVGTDKKPTIDPITTSVILGALEQIAIEMGYKLMRMAYSSIIRESEDFGAALVNAQGQQLCESRQSTPLQSGPIPGYVRGILQQLAARGESIRPGDVIMHNDPYGGASHGPDVGFCVPVFFNDQLVGFSVTTAHHLDIGSQTPGSTGIVEAVDAYAEGLQFKAIKVFDQGKRNDAVWQILRDNVRVSDLVVGDMEAQIAACRIGAARYVELIERYGLATVEAACAELFDYSERLMRQAIERIPDGRYTATGYMDGYLDDPNPSRRNLPIVVTLTVNGSDMIVDLAGTAPQVADRPINLPFVGTVDVAVWLVLRSVLLDTETYGNIPQNSGLYRPITIVAPEGTLVNPIFPAPTIARFVGGNMLCDTVMRALSQALPEQVCAGVGNLKVIAASGFRNQRPWVHLEIFEGSYGGRYGRDGMDAVDTLYANTRNNPIEDIESHVPLRVERYELREDACAPGQWRGGLASIKSIRYLSGGGASVEGDGFGYPAWGYKGGGSGCPGQLIQQTADGEEISLPSKVAYRTVTAGDIFVAVGATGGGYGDPLSRDPQRVLDDVRDGYYSIATAEREYGVIISESLQLDEAVTTACREKRRAAVRE is encoded by the coding sequence ATGACCCAACACGCCACTGCCACCGTCGGCACTGACAAAAAGCCGACAATCGATCCCATCACTACGAGTGTGATCCTGGGCGCGTTAGAGCAAATTGCCATAGAGATGGGCTATAAGCTGATGCGCATGGCGTACTCAAGCATTATCCGTGAGTCTGAAGATTTTGGTGCGGCGCTGGTGAATGCCCAAGGACAACAATTATGTGAGTCGCGTCAAAGTACACCGCTGCAGTCTGGCCCGATTCCTGGCTATGTCCGCGGCATTTTGCAACAACTCGCGGCACGAGGCGAGTCGATTCGGCCAGGGGATGTGATCATGCATAACGACCCCTATGGTGGCGCCAGTCACGGACCTGATGTTGGTTTTTGTGTACCGGTCTTTTTCAACGATCAGTTGGTGGGGTTTTCGGTGACGACCGCTCACCACCTTGATATTGGCTCACAAACACCGGGAAGCACTGGTATTGTCGAAGCCGTGGACGCCTATGCTGAAGGTTTACAATTCAAGGCGATTAAGGTTTTTGATCAAGGAAAGCGCAATGATGCCGTGTGGCAAATCTTACGAGATAATGTTCGCGTATCTGATTTGGTCGTTGGCGATATGGAAGCCCAAATTGCGGCTTGTCGTATCGGTGCCGCACGGTACGTTGAGTTGATCGAGCGTTACGGCCTTGCGACGGTCGAAGCTGCGTGTGCCGAATTGTTTGATTATTCTGAGCGGCTCATGCGTCAGGCAATCGAGCGCATTCCTGACGGTCGCTACACCGCCACTGGCTATATGGACGGCTATTTGGACGATCCTAATCCAAGCCGACGCAATCTCCCAATCGTGGTCACACTCACCGTGAACGGTAGTGACATGATCGTCGACCTTGCCGGCACAGCACCGCAAGTAGCGGATCGACCGATCAACTTGCCGTTCGTCGGCACGGTCGATGTTGCGGTGTGGTTAGTCTTACGGTCAGTGCTCTTAGATACGGAGACGTATGGCAACATTCCACAAAATAGCGGATTGTACCGGCCCATCACTATCGTTGCTCCAGAAGGAACCTTAGTAAATCCGATCTTTCCTGCGCCGACTATTGCACGTTTCGTTGGTGGAAACATGTTGTGCGATACGGTAATGCGGGCGTTGTCCCAAGCATTGCCAGAACAAGTGTGTGCAGGGGTTGGCAATCTTAAAGTGATCGCGGCTAGTGGTTTTCGTAACCAACGACCGTGGGTTCATCTCGAAATCTTCGAGGGAAGTTACGGTGGACGCTATGGCCGCGACGGAATGGATGCGGTGGATACGCTCTATGCCAACACACGCAACAACCCGATCGAGGATATCGAGTCGCATGTCCCGTTACGCGTTGAGCGCTACGAATTACGCGAAGATGCTTGCGCGCCTGGTCAGTGGCGCGGCGGACTCGCGTCGATCAAGTCCATTCGCTACTTGAGTGGTGGAGGGGCGTCGGTCGAAGGTGATGGCTTCGGCTATCCGGCTTGGGGATATAAAGGCGGTGGCTCAGGTTGTCCAGGTCAACTGATTCAACAGACCGCAGACGGTGAGGAGATCTCACTTCCATCGAAGGTTGCCTATCGCACTGTGACTGCCGGAGATATCTTTGTTGCAGTGGGCGCCACTGGCGGTGGGTATGGTGATCCCCTGTCACGTGATCCGCAGCGGGTGCTTGATGATGTACGTGACGGATACTATTCGATTGCAACCGCCGAGCGGGAGTATGGGGTGATTATCTCAGAGTCACTGCAACTCGATGAAGCCGTAACCACAGCCTGTCGAGAGAAACGACGAGCGGCAGTACGCGAGTAG
- a CDS encoding hydantoinase/oxoprolinase family protein, translated as MNLIGVDVGGTFTDVIYTDTVTRQVFIHKVPTTSTDPSLGVISGITQLCTRHKFDLTDIERIYHGTTIATNALLEYNGARVGVITTKGYRDLLHIGRHQRPQHYSIQQEIPWQDRPLARRRHRKVVSERLVPPKGDVLVPLNEEEVRQAARELKAEGAEAIAVCFLFSYLNPRHEERARDIIREEYPEVFVATSASVTPQFREFERFTTTAMNAFVGPTVQRYITRLAQRLRDAGLRAELHIMRSNGGVATPAMIAEKPVLTLLSGPAAGVLGGAWSGALSHYPRLITFDMGGTSADIGVVTDGTFSEATARDTWIAGYPAMVPMIDIHTIGAGGGSIARIDAGGAFRVGPQSAGSQPGPAAYGRGGSTPTVTDANLVLGRLDKDNFLGGAMRLDAIAAQRVIDEFAQQVGLSDLEAAEGIITIVNNNMANAIRSRTVQKGIDPRDYALVAFGGAGPLHGAEVARMLSIPVCIVPYFPGLTSALGLLTTDLQYDTLKTAFQVHPGLDYPQLNADFAEMKRTLHEQFVRDGVEPTTVTFERYADARYVGQGYELRVPIPNGPLGERNMQQTADAFHRQHEAEYGHCFVTSPIEFVNIRVTGIGPTQKIQQLPSQTGGSLDEAFVKRDECVFRIQSGLNAFPTAFYRHEKLPLGQIVNGPAILLQSDSTTVIPPGCCGQADEHGNFIITIGDTA; from the coding sequence ATGAATCTCATCGGGGTCGATGTCGGTGGGACGTTTACGGACGTGATTTACACAGACACGGTAACCCGTCAGGTATTCATCCATAAAGTACCAACAACCTCGACTGACCCATCACTGGGAGTTATTTCTGGAATTACTCAACTCTGCACCCGCCATAAATTTGACCTCACTGACATTGAGCGAATCTATCATGGGACGACAATTGCAACCAACGCATTACTTGAATACAACGGTGCTCGTGTTGGTGTGATTACCACTAAAGGATACCGCGACCTCCTGCATATTGGGCGTCATCAACGACCGCAACATTATTCCATTCAGCAGGAAATTCCCTGGCAAGACCGTCCGCTGGCACGGCGCCGACACCGCAAGGTCGTGAGCGAACGCCTCGTTCCTCCAAAAGGAGACGTGTTGGTTCCGCTCAATGAAGAGGAAGTCCGACAAGCAGCGCGTGAACTGAAGGCCGAAGGTGCTGAAGCGATCGCCGTCTGTTTCTTGTTCTCGTATCTGAATCCACGGCATGAGGAACGGGCGCGAGACATTATCAGGGAAGAATATCCCGAGGTGTTTGTGGCGACCTCAGCGTCTGTCACACCGCAATTCCGAGAGTTCGAACGTTTCACCACAACCGCCATGAATGCCTTCGTTGGGCCAACTGTGCAGCGATATATTACGCGATTGGCACAGCGTCTGCGCGACGCGGGTTTGCGTGCAGAGTTGCACATTATGCGATCGAACGGCGGCGTCGCCACGCCTGCAATGATTGCAGAAAAACCGGTACTCACTCTCCTCTCTGGTCCAGCAGCCGGGGTGCTGGGTGGAGCGTGGTCTGGTGCGCTGTCGCACTATCCGCGTTTGATCACCTTTGATATGGGCGGGACCAGTGCCGACATTGGTGTTGTCACTGACGGTACCTTTAGCGAAGCGACGGCGCGAGACACATGGATTGCCGGGTATCCGGCAATGGTGCCAATGATCGACATTCACACCATTGGTGCCGGGGGCGGAAGCATTGCCAGGATCGATGCCGGTGGCGCCTTTCGGGTTGGGCCGCAAAGTGCAGGCTCGCAGCCTGGACCCGCAGCGTATGGTCGTGGTGGGTCAACACCGACGGTAACCGATGCGAATCTGGTGTTGGGACGACTCGATAAAGACAATTTCCTCGGCGGGGCAATGCGGCTTGACGCTATTGCTGCACAGCGAGTGATTGATGAATTTGCTCAACAAGTGGGACTATCTGACCTCGAAGCAGCCGAAGGCATTATCACGATCGTCAATAACAACATGGCTAACGCGATTCGCTCGCGCACGGTACAAAAAGGTATCGACCCGCGCGACTATGCACTAGTGGCATTTGGTGGCGCCGGGCCTCTGCATGGCGCTGAAGTTGCGAGGATGCTCAGTATTCCTGTCTGCATCGTTCCGTACTTTCCTGGCCTAACGTCCGCGTTGGGGTTGCTCACTACCGATTTGCAATACGACACACTTAAAACAGCCTTTCAAGTCCATCCTGGGCTGGATTATCCTCAGCTCAATGCCGATTTTGCCGAGATGAAACGAACGCTTCATGAACAATTTGTGAGAGATGGTGTCGAGCCCACGACAGTGACGTTCGAACGTTATGCTGACGCGCGATATGTTGGCCAAGGGTATGAGTTACGCGTGCCCATACCAAACGGACCGCTCGGTGAAAGGAACATGCAACAAACCGCTGATGCATTCCATCGTCAGCATGAAGCTGAATATGGCCACTGTTTTGTCACAAGCCCTATAGAATTCGTCAATATTCGCGTCACGGGGATTGGGCCAACGCAAAAGATCCAGCAACTACCGTCACAGACGGGTGGGTCGCTGGATGAAGCGTTCGTCAAAAGGGACGAGTGCGTCTTTCGCATCCAAAGCGGCCTCAACGCATTTCCGACTGCTTTCTATCGACACGAGAAACTTCCCCTTGGTCAGATTGTGAATGGGCCAGCTATTCTCCTTCAATCTGATAGTACAACAGTAATCCCACCGGGATGTTGCGGTCAGGCTGATGAGCACGGCAACTTTATCATAACGATTGGAGATACGGCATGA
- a CDS encoding ABC transporter ATP-binding protein: MHRIGAAVSPESRVQSPESSKDEPHVAHSSREEALALDQVSFTYADTTIPALREVSLQIRQGEMVVIMGASGAGKSTLAKCLNRVIPAFQNGQFTGEVRLFDKRLAVEKVGELAETIGMVFQDFEAQLFSTTVRDEVAFGLEQLGVEPAEMHHRLTTALAQVGLSGFEERDPTTLSGGQKQRLAIAALLALRPRVLVFDEPTTDLDPEGRQEIFTLLGQMRTQGHTLVVIEHEITAALEADRLLILAAGAIVADGPPHELLPHVEMLEHYGIKPHDCDRLFPVLGVREYPRKPEAAATLLQQHSPAESLTVPSQEQHENQQQPLLLSLHTISHTYADGPSAVQQVSLTIGEGEFIALLGKNGSGKTTLAKHISGLLVPTHGQVLLRGKELSTLPLVQVAQEVSYVFQNPDHQLFAETVEAEVAFGPQNIGLTSEEVRSRVDEALTAVGLQHVREQDPFLLGRGERQRLAVAALLSMRPRVLILDEPTTGLDYREQRQMMELLKQLHRDGRTLIIITHVPWVAVEYAERALLMSAGRLLWDGPMRSMCAQPELCAQAAFRPPDVTLIGRKFGVTPLSVEELLTWIHNSSQERTFQS; this comes from the coding sequence ATGCATAGGATTGGCGCTGCTGTGAGTCCAGAGTCTAGAGTCCAAAGTCCAGAGTCCTCAAAAGACGAGCCCCACGTCGCCCACTCGTCCAGGGAAGAAGCACTGGCGCTCGATCAGGTGTCGTTTACCTATGCTGACACGACCATACCTGCGTTACGCGAGGTGTCGCTGCAAATTCGGCAGGGAGAAATGGTTGTGATCATGGGGGCGTCTGGTGCAGGAAAATCAACACTAGCGAAGTGTTTGAACCGTGTGATTCCTGCCTTTCAGAACGGACAATTTACCGGCGAGGTGCGACTCTTCGACAAACGCTTGGCGGTGGAAAAGGTGGGGGAATTAGCCGAAACCATCGGGATGGTTTTCCAAGATTTTGAAGCACAACTCTTTTCGACCACAGTCCGAGACGAAGTCGCATTTGGCTTAGAGCAGCTTGGTGTCGAACCGGCTGAGATGCACCATCGTTTAACTACAGCGCTTGCGCAGGTTGGTTTGTCGGGGTTTGAGGAGCGGGACCCAACGACGTTATCTGGCGGGCAGAAACAGCGGTTAGCCATTGCTGCATTGTTAGCGCTGCGCCCACGTGTTCTCGTATTTGATGAGCCGACAACCGATCTTGACCCAGAGGGGCGACAAGAGATTTTCACGCTCCTGGGACAGATGCGCACCCAAGGTCATACGCTCGTAGTCATAGAGCATGAAATCACAGCCGCACTCGAAGCCGATCGACTGTTGATTCTGGCCGCGGGTGCAATCGTCGCTGATGGTCCACCTCATGAGCTTTTGCCGCACGTAGAGATGCTCGAACACTACGGAATCAAACCGCATGATTGCGACCGTCTCTTTCCCGTGCTCGGCGTGCGTGAATATCCACGAAAGCCAGAAGCCGCAGCAACACTCCTGCAACAGCACTCACCGGCAGAGTCCTTGACGGTTCCCTCGCAAGAACAGCATGAGAACCAGCAACAACCCCTACTTCTTTCGTTACACACCATTTCGCATACGTATGCCGACGGCCCCTCCGCGGTACAGCAGGTTTCACTCACTATAGGTGAGGGAGAGTTTATTGCGCTGTTGGGCAAGAACGGCTCCGGAAAGACAACATTAGCAAAACACATCAGTGGATTGCTCGTGCCGACTCATGGCCAAGTGCTCTTACGCGGGAAAGAACTGTCAACACTGCCACTCGTTCAGGTGGCTCAAGAAGTGAGCTATGTTTTTCAAAATCCTGACCATCAATTATTTGCTGAAACGGTAGAAGCAGAAGTTGCCTTTGGGCCGCAGAACATCGGTCTTACCTCAGAAGAAGTCCGCTCACGGGTGGACGAAGCACTGACAGCAGTCGGCTTACAACACGTGCGTGAGCAGGATCCGTTCCTTCTTGGCAGAGGAGAGCGGCAACGTCTCGCGGTTGCGGCGTTGCTGTCGATGCGCCCACGTGTGTTAATTCTTGATGAACCGACGACCGGTCTCGATTACCGCGAACAACGACAAATGATGGAACTACTGAAACAGCTCCATCGCGATGGACGAACGCTTATTATCATCACGCACGTACCTTGGGTGGCTGTCGAATATGCCGAACGTGCGTTGTTGATGTCCGCAGGGCGCTTGCTGTGGGATGGCCCTATGCGTTCCATGTGCGCACAACCTGAGTTATGCGCTCAAGCTGCTTTTCGACCGCCTGACGTGACACTCATCGGTAGGAAGTTCGGAGTAACACCGTTATCGGTTGAAGAGTTGTTGACATGGATACACAATTCGTCTCAGGAAAGGACCTTTCAGTCATGA
- a CDS encoding QueT transporter family protein, which produces MWDNTRLVVFTAICASLYAAILIPFKVIPIIPGVTELRPANAVPVICSFLFGPAAAWGAAIGNVIGDFFGGIGPGDFFGFFGNFLYGTVPYKTWQLVSRDQPVPKTPLTWVKFTFTILLASSLCALFIGWGLNLLGFVPFRILANIILFNNFVSSMLFAPLLLAVIYPRVAKGRLLYSDLLEPRPPKPPALRLFGLGLLAGATISGFVVGNLLSSGSWTPELFVTMGWVTETKTIEVGLGLLPFIVLACIGLALL; this is translated from the coding sequence ATGTGGGACAACACACGCCTGGTCGTTTTTACTGCCATCTGTGCATCGCTCTACGCAGCGATTCTCATTCCTTTCAAAGTTATTCCCATTATTCCTGGAGTAACGGAGTTGCGCCCTGCCAACGCCGTTCCGGTCATCTGCTCGTTTCTCTTTGGTCCTGCTGCTGCGTGGGGGGCAGCGATTGGCAATGTTATTGGTGATTTCTTCGGTGGCATCGGGCCAGGCGATTTCTTCGGCTTCTTTGGTAACTTCTTGTATGGGACAGTCCCTTACAAAACGTGGCAGCTGGTCTCACGAGATCAGCCGGTACCGAAAACTCCGCTGACGTGGGTGAAGTTTACTTTTACCATCCTGCTCGCAAGTTCTCTGTGCGCCCTCTTTATCGGTTGGGGCCTCAACCTGCTAGGATTCGTCCCGTTTCGTATCCTTGCCAATATCATCTTGTTCAACAACTTCGTCTCGTCGATGTTGTTCGCTCCTTTACTCTTGGCTGTCATTTATCCTCGTGTTGCCAAGGGTCGATTACTGTATTCCGATCTCCTCGAACCCCGACCTCCAAAACCTCCAGCACTGCGACTGTTCGGTTTGGGACTGCTCGCAGGTGCCACCATAAGCGGATTTGTGGTCGGAAACCTCTTATCTAGCGGGAGTTGGACTCCAGAACTATTTGTGACGATGGGTTGGGTAACCGAGACCAAAACGATCGAAGTAGGATTAGGATTGTTACCGTTTATCGTCCTTGCATGCATAGGATTGGCGCTGCTGTGA
- the bamD gene encoding outer membrane protein assembly factor BamD, with amino-acid sequence MTRRIVFFFLGFFILIGVSGCSPAMRRLSAKEYYTEASDYYNREDFITAGEKYQELLDQYPLNPYAEEAQLKIAYGRYLDRKFADALTGFSDFERTYPTSSHLPFVQYYRGMSYLDQMRSIDRDQSVTEKANDFFRAVSGRFGDSSFALLAEQKSRSCRESLAEHELYVAEFHMKRFALLPAKSRLRRVVEEYPETDAATKALGHLQEILEDINKKSLAELAGKALAARKAAKPASADAATGTDNTPPPEVDPLLALVTQLKKQEEEDRKVVFQSSESEKKDTPPQTPTQRALQKEIEKRE; translated from the coding sequence ATGACACGACGAATTGTATTTTTTTTCCTCGGATTTTTCATATTGATAGGCGTGAGTGGGTGCTCGCCAGCTATGCGGCGGCTTTCGGCGAAAGAGTATTACACCGAAGCGAGCGATTACTACAACAGGGAAGATTTCATCACTGCGGGTGAGAAATATCAAGAATTGCTCGACCAATATCCTCTGAACCCGTACGCTGAAGAGGCGCAGCTCAAAATTGCTTATGGTCGTTACCTCGATAGGAAATTCGCTGACGCACTTACTGGTTTCAGTGATTTTGAACGGACCTATCCCACGAGTTCGCACCTCCCGTTTGTGCAGTATTACCGAGGTATGTCATATCTCGATCAGATGCGTTCAATTGACCGTGACCAAAGCGTGACGGAGAAAGCGAATGATTTTTTCCGCGCGGTCTCTGGCCGCTTCGGTGACAGCTCCTTTGCCTTATTAGCGGAACAAAAAAGTCGCTCCTGCCGGGAATCACTCGCAGAACATGAGTTGTACGTCGCCGAGTTTCATATGAAGCGGTTTGCGCTTCTTCCGGCTAAATCGCGCTTACGGCGAGTGGTAGAGGAATACCCGGAGACGGATGCCGCGACCAAAGCGTTAGGTCACCTTCAAGAAATTCTTGAAGACATTAACAAGAAGAGTCTTGCTGAGCTTGCAGGAAAAGCCTTGGCTGCACGAAAAGCTGCCAAACCGGCCTCTGCGGATGCTGCGACTGGAACCGACAACACCCCTCCTCCAGAAGTTGACCCGTTACTGGCTCTCGTCACCCAACTGAAGAAACAAGAAGAAGAAGATCGAAAGGTCGTCTTTCAATCTTCTGAAAGTGAGAAGAAAGACACTCCACCACAAACGCCGACACAACGAGCTTTGCAAAAAGAAATTGAGAAGAGAGAGTAG
- a CDS encoding histidine phosphatase family protein has product MPLFRLYLIRHGHPSAGFAEATDPGLNEIGITQAQAVAQELSALGPLPVLTSPLKRARETARPFETIWKVDATVDVRIAEVPSPSQNLEERTAWIHRALRGRWSDLSTEYQAWREQVVQCLVTQKTSTVMTTHFVAINAAVGAATGDDRLMCFEPDHCSCTVLEVENEILRVVALGRQRATVIR; this is encoded by the coding sequence ATGCCTCTCTTTCGGCTGTATCTCATCCGCCACGGACACCCCAGCGCTGGGTTCGCGGAAGCTACGGATCCTGGTCTCAATGAGATCGGTATCACTCAAGCGCAGGCCGTTGCGCAAGAACTTTCTGCGCTTGGACCATTACCAGTGCTGACGAGTCCACTCAAACGTGCGCGTGAGACTGCCCGCCCATTCGAAACAATATGGAAGGTCGACGCGACGGTTGACGTGCGGATTGCTGAGGTTCCATCGCCCAGTCAGAATCTGGAGGAACGAACTGCATGGATCCATCGTGCCTTGCGCGGACGATGGAGTGATCTGTCGACAGAATATCAGGCCTGGCGCGAGCAAGTAGTGCAGTGTTTAGTCACACAGAAAACGTCAACGGTCATGACTACGCATTTCGTTGCCATCAATGCAGCGGTAGGAGCTGCTACTGGCGACGATCGTCTGATGTGCTTTGAGCCTGACCATTGTTCGTGTACTGTCTTGGAAGTCGAGAATGAGATCCTGCGGGTTGTTGCTCTCGGGCGTCAGAGAGCAACTGTTATCCGCTAG
- a CDS encoding CoA transferase, with protein sequence MPGPLAGYRVIDVTQMISGPMATMVLADQGADVIKVEPPGTGDLTRALGGPRGMSPTFTIVNRNKRSVVLNLKTPRGLAILKELVAKADVFVQNFRPGVAEQMGIGEAELRRVTPDLVYVSISGFGETGPYVHKRVYDPVIQALSGLASIQADPDGRPHMMRLIVPDKVTAMTAAQAMTAALLARERTKQGQHVRLAMLDAVVSFLWPEAMVAHTFITDKEVTIRPNARDLVFETADSFITVGTVSDAEWQGLTRALECPEWLEDPRFTTPAGRVKYADARLELTAEVLKTRTSAEWLARLDAEQVPCAPVLSRKDLLTDPQIVANQLIVESEHPSLGRMRQPRPAARFDQTPAELRIPAPRLGEHTDTVLAELGVANEEVATLRTSGVIG encoded by the coding sequence ATGCCAGGACCACTCGCTGGATACCGTGTTATTGATGTGACACAAATGATCTCGGGGCCGATGGCGACGATGGTGCTGGCTGACCAGGGCGCGGATGTGATCAAAGTTGAGCCGCCGGGAACTGGAGACCTGACGCGTGCGCTCGGCGGTCCTCGTGGGATGTCCCCTACCTTCACCATCGTTAATCGCAACAAACGCTCTGTGGTCCTCAATCTTAAAACGCCACGCGGGTTAGCAATTCTCAAAGAACTCGTCGCTAAAGCTGACGTGTTCGTGCAGAATTTTCGTCCTGGTGTAGCTGAGCAAATGGGCATTGGCGAGGCGGAGCTACGGCGCGTTACACCTGATCTGGTTTACGTTTCGATCAGTGGGTTTGGAGAAACTGGGCCATATGTCCATAAGCGAGTCTATGACCCGGTGATTCAGGCACTATCTGGACTGGCCTCGATTCAGGCTGATCCTGACGGACGGCCACACATGATGCGACTCATCGTGCCAGACAAAGTGACTGCCATGACCGCAGCACAGGCCATGACTGCGGCCTTACTCGCACGTGAACGGACGAAGCAAGGGCAACATGTGCGGCTGGCAATGCTCGACGCAGTGGTTTCTTTTCTCTGGCCTGAAGCGATGGTTGCGCATACGTTCATTACCGATAAAGAAGTGACCATTCGCCCAAACGCAAGAGACCTTGTTTTCGAGACAGCCGACAGTTTTATCACTGTTGGAACGGTCTCTGATGCTGAATGGCAAGGACTCACGCGCGCGCTTGAATGTCCAGAATGGCTGGAAGATCCACGCTTCACTACTCCCGCGGGGCGAGTAAAATACGCTGATGCGCGTTTAGAACTAACGGCTGAGGTTCTTAAGACGCGGACGTCAGCAGAGTGGCTCGCTCGTCTCGATGCGGAGCAAGTCCCATGTGCTCCTGTGCTCAGTCGCAAGGATTTACTAACCGACCCGCAGATCGTAGCGAATCAGCTGATTGTCGAGTCAGAACATCCATCGCTCGGTCGCATGCGACAGCCACGTCCAGCAGCACGGTTTGATCAGACTCCAGCGGAGCTGCGCATTCCTGCGCCACGGCTTGGGGAGCATACCGATACGGTGCTGGCGGAACTCGGAGTTGCGAATGAGGAAGTAGCAACGTTGCGGACGAGTGGGGTGATTGGGTAA
- the ybeY gene encoding rRNA maturation RNase YbeY — protein sequence MLRHLNQQRAELSLALVTDPEIHILNRQYRQKDKPTDVLSFPLADELQPFLLGDVVISVDTAARQAQRRHHSLREELQILLIHGILHLLGYDHEVSRSEAMRMHRKGREIKAMLSSIESRM from the coding sequence ATTTTACGCCATCTGAATCAACAGCGGGCGGAACTGAGTCTCGCACTGGTAACGGACCCGGAGATTCACATCCTGAATCGTCAGTATCGTCAGAAGGACAAGCCGACTGACGTACTCTCGTTTCCGTTAGCGGATGAACTGCAGCCGTTCTTATTGGGTGACGTGGTGATTTCCGTTGACACAGCTGCACGGCAAGCGCAACGTCGCCATCACTCGTTACGCGAAGAGCTGCAGATCCTGCTGATTCACGGGATCCTGCATCTTCTAGGCTACGATCACGAAGTCTCACGTAGTGAGGCGATGCGCATGCATCGGAAGGGGCGGGAGATTAAGGCAATGCTGTCGTCGATTGAAAGCCGCATGTAG
- a CDS encoding PhoH family protein, whose protein sequence is MEQVNENTSRVQFESHRFFHDLLGHQDEHLRSIERAVGVKLATSGNALLITGDEEQRSLASRVSTQLYGLLQNGYPVYPSDVDYAIRILSRDRSANLKDIFLDTVYISANRRTITPKSIAQKVYIDAIRHFDIVFGIGPAGTGKTYLAMAVAVAELMKHKVSRVVLTRPAVEAGEKLGFLPGDLAEKINPYLRPLYDALYDMVDYDRASKMIERGTIEVAPLAFMRGRTLNDSFVILDEAQNTTPEQMKMFLTRLGYGSKAVITGDVTQIDLPAGTRSGLKEAQHILRGIDGIKFSFFSEKDVVRHRLVQDIITAYERAQEEREKYEEEKRAFRRQRAQERRNDRRFWQDPRGESQRVSPVEQNNFTPSESTAGGTESRTGNGPGDSHPESSVSSEGQAD, encoded by the coding sequence TTGGAGCAGGTCAACGAGAATACTTCACGCGTCCAATTCGAGAGTCATCGTTTCTTTCACGACCTCCTGGGACACCAGGATGAGCACTTGCGCAGCATTGAAAGGGCCGTCGGTGTGAAACTCGCGACTTCGGGAAATGCACTCCTCATCACTGGAGATGAAGAGCAACGCAGCCTCGCGAGTCGGGTCTCGACTCAACTCTATGGCCTTCTACAAAACGGGTATCCGGTCTACCCGAGCGATGTCGATTACGCGATCCGCATCCTCAGCCGGGACCGTTCGGCAAATCTGAAAGACATTTTCCTCGATACGGTTTATATCTCGGCAAACCGCCGCACGATCACTCCGAAGAGCATCGCACAAAAAGTGTATATCGATGCGATTCGACACTTCGACATTGTCTTCGGCATAGGGCCAGCGGGTACGGGGAAAACTTATTTGGCCATGGCGGTGGCGGTTGCTGAACTGATGAAACACAAAGTGAGCCGGGTGGTCTTAACACGCCCAGCAGTCGAAGCTGGTGAGAAGCTCGGATTTTTACCAGGCGATCTGGCCGAAAAGATCAATCCGTATCTGCGTCCGTTGTATGACGCGTTGTACGACATGGTCGATTATGATCGCGCCAGCAAGATGATCGAACGCGGAACGATTGAAGTTGCGCCACTCGCGTTTATGCGCGGGAGAACATTGAACGATTCGTTCGTCATCCTTGATGAAGCGCAAAATACCACGCCAGAGCAGATGAAAATGTTTCTCACTCGCCTTGGCTATGGTTCCAAAGCAGTTATTACTGGCGATGTCACACAGATTGATCTTCCGGCGGGCACACGGTCAGGTTTAAAAGAAGCCCAACACATTTTACGTGGCATCGACGGTATTAAATTTTCCTTCTTCAGTGAGAAGGATGTCGTCCGTCACCGTTTAGTGCAAGATATCATTACTGCGTATGAGCGAGCACAAGAAGAACGCGAAAAATACGAAGAGGAAAAGCGTGCGTTCCGTCGCCAACGCGCGCAAGAGCGACGTAACGATCGACGTTTCTGGCAAGACCCCAGAGGTGAGTCACAAAGAGTTTCGCCAGTGGAGCAAAACAATTTTACGCCATCTGAATCAACAGCGGGCGGAACTGAGTCTCGCACTGGTAACGGACCCGGAGATTCACATCCTGAATCGTCAGTATCGTCAGAAGGACAAGCCGACTGA